Proteins co-encoded in one Sphingopyxis sp. BE259 genomic window:
- the der gene encoding ribosome biogenesis GTPase Der translates to MSRFATIAIVGRPNVGKSTLFNRLVGKRLALVDDQPGVTRDRREGDAHLLGLEFRIVDTAGFEDQDAATLPGRMRVQTEKAVREADAALFMIDGRAGVVPLDEEIARWLRSEDTPIILVVNKAEGKQGENGLMESYSLGFDNPVALSAEHGDGMVDLFDLLRPIVEPFDEIEKEVAAASDDEDAPLGPMKLAIVGRPNAGKSTLINRMIGEDRLITGPEAGITRDSIRVDWQWEDDGEVHEIQLFDTAGMRKRAKVVEKLEKLSVMDALHAVDFAEVVVLLLDATKGLEAQDLHIADRVLQEGRALIVALNKWDVAEDPSSLFNGVRGALEDGLSQVKGVPVLTISGATGKGIDTLVRVAFEQRAIWTNRVSTAKLNRWFESAVENNPPPAPGGKRIKLRYITQARTRPPTFVVFGTRTDSLPGSYTRYLVNGMRKELGFQGVPVRLNFRNSRNPYDE, encoded by the coding sequence ATGTCGCGATTCGCGACGATAGCCATTGTCGGGCGCCCGAATGTGGGCAAATCGACGCTGTTCAACCGGCTGGTCGGCAAGCGGCTGGCGCTGGTCGACGACCAGCCCGGGGTGACGCGCGACCGCCGCGAGGGCGACGCCCATCTGCTCGGGCTGGAGTTTCGCATCGTCGATACCGCGGGTTTCGAGGATCAGGACGCCGCGACGCTGCCCGGTCGGATGCGGGTGCAGACCGAAAAGGCGGTGCGCGAGGCCGATGCCGCGCTGTTCATGATCGACGGCCGTGCCGGGGTCGTGCCGCTCGACGAGGAAATCGCCCGCTGGCTGCGCAGCGAGGACACGCCGATCATCCTGGTGGTGAACAAGGCGGAAGGCAAACAGGGCGAAAACGGCCTGATGGAATCCTATTCGCTCGGCTTTGACAATCCGGTCGCGCTTAGCGCCGAACATGGCGACGGGATGGTCGATCTGTTCGATCTGCTGCGCCCGATCGTCGAGCCGTTTGACGAAATCGAAAAGGAAGTCGCCGCCGCCTCCGATGACGAGGATGCGCCGCTCGGCCCGATGAAGCTGGCGATCGTCGGGCGTCCGAACGCGGGTAAATCGACGCTGATCAACCGGATGATCGGCGAGGATCGCCTGATCACCGGGCCGGAGGCAGGGATCACCCGCGATTCGATCCGCGTCGACTGGCAATGGGAAGACGACGGCGAGGTCCACGAAATTCAACTGTTCGACACCGCCGGAATGCGCAAGCGCGCCAAAGTGGTCGAGAAGCTGGAAAAATTGTCGGTGATGGACGCGCTGCACGCGGTCGATTTCGCCGAGGTCGTCGTGCTGCTGCTCGATGCGACCAAGGGGCTGGAGGCGCAGGATCTGCACATCGCCGACCGGGTGCTGCAAGAGGGGCGTGCGTTGATCGTCGCGCTCAACAAATGGGATGTCGCCGAAGATCCCTCGTCGCTGTTCAACGGTGTCCGCGGCGCGCTCGAGGACGGGCTGAGCCAGGTCAAGGGCGTCCCGGTGCTGACGATTTCGGGCGCGACCGGCAAAGGGATCGACACGCTGGTGCGCGTTGCGTTCGAACAGCGGGCGATCTGGACCAACCGCGTTTCGACCGCCAAGCTCAACCGCTGGTTCGAGAGTGCGGTGGAGAATAATCCGCCGCCCGCGCCGGGCGGCAAACGCATCAAACTGCGCTATATCACCCAGGCGCGCACCCGGCCGCCGACCTTTGTCGTGTTCGGCACCCGCACCGACAGCCTGCCGGGAAGCTACACCCGCTATCTGGTCAACGGGATGCGCAAGGAATTGGGGTTCCAGGGGGTGCCGGTGCGGCTCAATTTCCGCAACTCGCGCAACCCCTATGACGAATGA
- a CDS encoding sulfurtransferase TusA family protein, whose amino-acid sequence MTQADGTAALVVDARGMRCPWPALRLARAMREAADVVLIADDPQAGREVAALADERGWLVEAEAVGHDAGRWRVRRR is encoded by the coding sequence ATGACCCAAGCTGACGGCACGGCGGCGCTGGTCGTCGATGCCCGGGGGATGCGCTGCCCCTGGCCCGCACTGCGGCTGGCGCGCGCGATGCGCGAAGCCGCCGATGTGGTGCTGATCGCTGACGATCCGCAGGCGGGGCGCGAGGTTGCGGCACTGGCCGACGAGCGTGGCTGGCTGGTCGAGGCTGAAGCCGTGGGGCATGACGCGGGGCGCTGGCGGGTGCGTCGCCGCTGA
- a CDS encoding PQQ-binding-like beta-propeller repeat protein: protein MRKTHFGIFVALMALPLAGCGVFKGDGGPKTPTIGDRVSILSNDNSIKVDPATAAIAVVLPEPAINAAWAQSGGNASKSMGHPALGATRSKLWQANIAGSTNKQRLAASPVIADNRLFAVDTEAVVTALAADTGAPLWRTAIGSTGKDFKDSLFGGGAGVDGNVVYATSGAGDVAALNVADGSVIWKVKPAGPLRGAPTIAFGGVYVISQDNQIIALNAANGAVLWQATASLEPGSVFGAASPAAGQGTIVAGFSSGEVQAYRYENGRDLWEDALARTSMALSVSTLTDVDADPVVDNGRVFALGQGGRMASYELLTGQRSWEISIAGISTPYVVGEWVYAMTDDGKLLCVARTSGKVRWLQQLARFRVETEKKKKDPIRWTGPILAGGRLIAVNSEGVMAEYSPADGSLLGSTEFKSPLSQAPVVANNILYILADDGQITAWR, encoded by the coding sequence ATGCGCAAAACGCATTTCGGAATTTTTGTTGCGCTGATGGCGCTGCCGCTTGCGGGCTGCGGAGTTTTCAAGGGCGACGGCGGCCCCAAGACGCCGACGATCGGCGACCGAGTATCGATCCTGTCGAACGACAACAGCATCAAGGTCGATCCGGCCACCGCGGCGATCGCGGTCGTCCTGCCCGAGCCCGCGATTAACGCCGCCTGGGCGCAGTCGGGCGGCAATGCATCGAAATCCATGGGTCACCCGGCGCTTGGCGCGACGCGCAGCAAGCTGTGGCAGGCCAATATCGCCGGCAGCACGAACAAGCAGCGGCTCGCCGCGTCGCCGGTGATCGCCGACAACCGCCTGTTCGCCGTCGATACCGAGGCGGTGGTCACGGCGCTCGCCGCCGATACCGGAGCGCCGTTGTGGCGTACCGCGATCGGCAGCACCGGCAAGGATTTCAAGGATTCGCTGTTCGGAGGCGGCGCCGGGGTCGATGGCAATGTCGTCTATGCGACCAGCGGCGCGGGCGATGTCGCGGCGCTGAATGTCGCCGACGGATCGGTGATCTGGAAGGTGAAGCCCGCGGGTCCGCTGCGCGGCGCGCCGACAATCGCCTTTGGCGGCGTCTATGTGATCAGCCAGGACAACCAGATTATCGCACTCAACGCTGCCAATGGCGCGGTGTTGTGGCAGGCGACGGCGTCGCTCGAACCCGGCAGCGTGTTTGGCGCGGCGTCGCCCGCGGCGGGGCAGGGGACGATCGTCGCCGGTTTCTCGTCGGGCGAGGTTCAGGCCTATCGCTATGAAAACGGCCGCGACCTGTGGGAAGATGCGCTGGCGCGCACGTCGATGGCGCTGTCGGTATCCACGCTGACCGACGTCGATGCCGATCCGGTCGTCGACAATGGCCGCGTTTTTGCGCTGGGCCAGGGCGGCCGCATGGCGAGCTACGAACTGCTCACCGGGCAGCGCAGCTGGGAAATCTCGATCGCCGGTATTTCGACCCCCTATGTTGTCGGCGAGTGGGTTTATGCGATGACCGACGACGGCAAATTGCTGTGTGTCGCGCGCACGTCGGGCAAGGTGCGCTGGCTGCAACAGCTCGCGCGTTTCCGGGTCGAAACCGAAAAGAAGAAAAAGGATCCGATCCGCTGGACCGGGCCGATTCTGGCCGGGGGCCGTCTGATCGCGGTCAACAGCGAGGGGGTCATGGCGGAATATTCGCCGGCCGACGGCTCGCTGCTCGGTTCGACCGAATTCAAATCGCCGCTGTCGCAGGCGCCGGTGGTGGCGAACAATATTCTGTATATTTTGGCGGACGACGGGCAGATCACGGCCTGGCGTTAA
- a CDS encoding glycerophosphodiester phosphodiesterase produces the protein MIRWMAAALALTLLAGCSADVVTAHPTLDGQPPIVIAHRGASGERPEHTIAAYRLAIEQGADFIEPDLVLTKDGVLVARHENEISETTDVADRPEFAERKMTKTIDGSQVTGWFTEDFTLAELKTLGARERLPKLRSTDYDGQFDIPTFEEILALLAEVNRGREQPVGVYPETKHPSHFIAIGLPHDAPLLALLGRFGYRGRKAPVYIQSFEVRNLIDLRAKSDLPLIQLMDGEGGPPDMPGTSYASMATPMGLKAIAAYADGIGPNKAMVIPRGALGSLGDPTSLVRDAHAAGLKVHPWTFRRENYFLPLGDKGGVNPAGHGDLGAEIAAYLRTGIDGLFSDNPREAVATMKSRPAK, from the coding sequence ATGATCCGGTGGATGGCGGCCGCACTAGCCCTGACCTTGCTCGCCGGCTGTTCGGCTGACGTGGTGACCGCGCACCCCACCCTCGACGGCCAGCCGCCGATTGTCATCGCGCACCGCGGCGCGTCGGGCGAACGGCCCGAGCATACGATCGCGGCCTACCGACTCGCGATCGAGCAGGGCGCTGACTTTATCGAACCCGATCTGGTGCTGACCAAGGACGGCGTGCTGGTCGCGCGGCACGAGAACGAGATTTCGGAGACGACCGACGTCGCCGATCGTCCAGAGTTTGCCGAGCGCAAAATGACCAAGACGATCGACGGCAGCCAGGTGACCGGTTGGTTCACCGAAGACTTCACGCTTGCCGAACTCAAGACACTGGGCGCCCGTGAGCGGCTGCCGAAACTGCGCTCGACCGATTATGACGGCCAGTTCGACATTCCGACCTTCGAAGAAATATTGGCGCTGCTGGCCGAGGTCAACCGGGGCCGCGAGCAACCCGTTGGCGTCTATCCCGAGACCAAGCACCCCAGCCATTTCATCGCGATCGGCCTGCCGCATGACGCGCCGCTGCTCGCGCTGCTGGGCCGCTTCGGCTATCGTGGCCGCAAGGCGCCGGTGTATATCCAGAGCTTCGAGGTGCGGAACCTGATCGACCTGCGCGCCAAGAGCGACCTGCCGCTGATTCAGTTGATGGACGGCGAAGGCGGTCCGCCCGATATGCCCGGCACCAGCTATGCGTCGATGGCGACGCCGATGGGGCTGAAGGCGATCGCGGCCTATGCCGATGGGATCGGGCCGAACAAGGCGATGGTCATCCCGCGCGGCGCTCTGGGGTCACTTGGCGATCCGACCAGCCTGGTGCGCGACGCCCATGCCGCGGGACTGAAGGTGCATCCGTGGACCTTTCGCCGCGAGAATTATTTCCTGCCGCTGGGCGACAAGGGCGGCGTGAACCCCGCCGGGCATGGCGATCTGGGCGCCGAGATCGCAGCGTATTTGCGGACCGGCATCGACGGACTGTTCAGCGACAACCCGCGCGAGGCGGTGGCGACGATGAAATCGCGCCCGGCGAAGTAA
- a CDS encoding CoA ester lyase: MTATSFAPRSLLYVPGSNARALEKAGGLAADMLIIDLEDAVPADRKNDARAAMRAAVAAGFPGKRVAVRINATGTAEQAADLDALADLKLDALVLPKVDAPADLGPVRGLGLPVLAMIETPAAIYAARDIAADPAVAGLIAGLNDLAYELKLPDGMDRGAMSHAIQAIVLAARAAGVWGFDGVYNAIDDAAGFAAEAAEGRRLGFDGKTLIHPSQVDPCNTAFAPSAREIAAAEALVAAATGGAQRHDGRMIEDMHVAAARALLGRAGR, encoded by the coding sequence ATGACCGCCACCAGTTTCGCACCCCGCTCGCTGCTTTACGTCCCCGGTTCGAACGCCCGCGCGCTCGAAAAGGCGGGCGGGCTGGCCGCCGACATGCTGATCATCGATCTGGAGGATGCGGTCCCCGCCGATCGCAAGAACGACGCGCGCGCCGCGATGCGCGCGGCTGTGGCGGCGGGGTTTCCGGGCAAACGCGTGGCGGTGCGGATCAATGCGACGGGGACGGCCGAGCAGGCCGCGGACCTCGACGCGCTCGCCGACCTGAAACTCGACGCCCTTGTGCTGCCCAAGGTCGATGCGCCTGCCGATCTGGGGCCGGTGCGCGGTCTGGGCCTGCCGGTGCTGGCGATGATTGAAACCCCGGCGGCGATCTATGCGGCGCGCGACATCGCCGCCGACCCGGCCGTCGCCGGGCTGATTGCGGGACTGAACGATCTGGCGTATGAATTAAAACTGCCGGACGGCATGGATCGCGGCGCGATGAGCCATGCGATCCAGGCGATCGTGCTGGCGGCGCGCGCCGCGGGGGTGTGGGGCTTCGACGGGGTTTACAACGCGATCGACGACGCCGCAGGCTTCGCCGCCGAGGCCGCCGAGGGGCGGCGGCTGGGGTTCGACGGCAAAACGCTGATCCACCCGTCGCAGGTCGATCCGTGCAACACCGCCTTCGCCCCATCGGCGCGCGAGATCGCCGCCGCCGAAGCGCTGGTCGCCGCGGCCACTGGCGGGGCGCAGCGGCATGACGGTCGGATGATCGAAGATATGCATGTTGCAGCGGCGCGGGCGTTGTTGGGGCGCGCGGGGCGTTGA
- a CDS encoding ArsC family reductase → MTLILYGIPNCDTVKKARRWLDEKGVAYRFHDLRKDGLDAAQLQSWIDALGWDKLLNRAGTTFRKLRDAQKDGLDAGSAKALMLDQPAMIRRPIVESPAGISVGFSAADWQARFAA, encoded by the coding sequence ATGACTTTGATTCTCTATGGCATCCCGAACTGCGACACGGTGAAAAAGGCGCGGCGCTGGCTCGACGAGAAGGGCGTGGCCTACCGCTTTCACGATCTTCGCAAGGACGGGCTCGACGCCGCGCAGCTGCAAAGCTGGATCGATGCGCTGGGCTGGGACAAGCTGCTCAACAGGGCGGGCACCACCTTTCGCAAGCTCCGCGATGCACAAAAGGATGGTCTTGATGCGGGATCGGCCAAGGCGTTGATGCTCGACCAGCCCGCGATGATCCGCCGCCCCATTGTCGAAAGCCCCGCAGGCATCAGCGTCGGCTTTTCGGCCGCCGACTGGCAGGCGCGTTTTGCGGCATGA
- a CDS encoding M28 family peptidase yields MQAIKFRAAIAAVALIATSAPAIAASAKADAPVTEAQLADHIKILAGDAFEGRAPGSDGEDRTIAYIVGEWARAGLEAVPGSSTPWLQPVPFVESKAISGSAKFKVHGRDFALEDDGIILTGRDASAALANVPAVFVGYGVDGAGQVNADVTGKLAIMLFDNAPFGDKLPRYRERRQLLADAGAAAVLVIATDAVPWGQLRDSAGSTAVRLADAKPGAPVSGFLSLEAADALLKKAGQDGAAVREAAKLPDYKGVVLPVTADLATQSAIRPFASNNVIAKLPGAKPDGKAVLFLGHWDHLGICGKESDADRICNGAVDNASGIAVLIEVAKRLATGPRPDRDIYFLATTAEEKGLLGARYFADYPVVPLTDITVALNVDTIAISPRGTPVATIGRGKPAYDAVVRAAATKLGRKLDEDGEADAFIQRQDGWALGAKGVTSLMVGGSFSDMPLLEAFLGGDYHGPDDNFSDKIPLGGAAEDADLHVALGRAFGDVKVWPGK; encoded by the coding sequence ATGCAAGCAATTAAGTTTCGCGCCGCGATTGCGGCTGTCGCCCTGATCGCCACGTCCGCCCCGGCCATTGCCGCTTCTGCGAAGGCCGACGCGCCGGTCACTGAGGCCCAGCTCGCCGACCATATCAAAATCCTGGCCGGCGACGCGTTTGAAGGGCGCGCGCCGGGCAGCGACGGCGAGGATCGCACGATCGCCTATATCGTCGGTGAATGGGCCAGAGCTGGGTTGGAAGCGGTGCCGGGCAGCTCGACCCCCTGGTTGCAGCCGGTGCCGTTCGTTGAGAGCAAGGCGATCAGCGGCAGCGCGAAATTCAAGGTTCATGGCCGCGATTTTGCGCTGGAGGACGATGGCATCATCCTGACCGGGCGCGACGCTTCGGCCGCGCTGGCCAATGTTCCCGCGGTCTTTGTCGGTTATGGCGTCGATGGCGCGGGCCAGGTCAACGCCGACGTCACCGGCAAGCTGGCAATCATGTTGTTCGATAATGCCCCGTTCGGCGACAAGCTGCCGCGTTACCGCGAGCGGCGCCAGCTGCTCGCCGACGCGGGCGCCGCCGCGGTGCTGGTGATCGCAACCGATGCGGTGCCATGGGGGCAGCTGCGTGACAGCGCGGGCAGCACCGCGGTGCGACTGGCCGACGCCAAGCCGGGCGCGCCGGTGAGCGGCTTCCTGTCGCTTGAAGCCGCCGATGCTTTGCTCAAGAAAGCGGGACAGGATGGCGCGGCGGTGCGCGAAGCCGCAAAGTTACCCGATTACAAGGGGGTTGTGCTGCCGGTGACCGCCGATCTGGCCACCCAATCCGCGATCCGGCCCTTTGCCAGCAACAATGTCATCGCCAAGCTGCCGGGCGCCAAGCCCGACGGCAAGGCGGTGCTGTTCTTGGGCCATTGGGACCATCTGGGCATCTGCGGCAAGGAAAGCGACGCCGACCGCATCTGCAACGGCGCGGTTGATAATGCGAGCGGGATCGCGGTGCTGATCGAGGTCGCCAAACGACTGGCGACGGGTCCGCGCCCCGACCGCGACATCTATTTCCTCGCGACGACGGCGGAAGAAAAGGGCCTGCTTGGCGCGCGCTATTTCGCCGATTACCCGGTGGTGCCGTTGACCGATATCACCGTTGCGCTGAACGTCGACACGATCGCGATTTCGCCGCGTGGCACTCCGGTCGCGACGATCGGCCGCGGCAAACCAGCTTATGACGCGGTGGTGCGCGCGGCGGCGACCAAATTGGGCCGCAAGCTCGATGAAGATGGCGAGGCCGATGCCTTCATCCAGCGCCAGGACGGCTGGGCGCTCGGTGCCAAGGGCGTCACGTCGCTGATGGTCGGCGGCAGTTTTTCTGACATGCCGCTGCTCGAAGCGTTTCTGGGCGGCGACTATCACGGCCCGGACGACAATTTTTCGGACAAGATTCCATTGGGTGGCGCCGCCGAGGATGCCGACCTGCACGTCGCGTTGGGCCGGGCGTTTGGCGATGTAAAAGTGTGGCCGGGGAAATAG
- a CDS encoding helix-turn-helix transcriptional regulator has protein sequence MTRLPFTNDIRTLRFLAGEMTQGDLGDHVGVTRQTIAAIEQGKYSPSLEVAFRIARVFDKPLEAVFQWESGKD, from the coding sequence ATGACCCGGCTCCCCTTCACCAACGACATTAGGACGCTGCGGTTTCTGGCGGGCGAAATGACCCAAGGCGACTTGGGCGATCATGTCGGCGTCACGCGCCAGACGATCGCGGCGATCGAACAGGGAAAATATTCGCCATCGCTGGAGGTCGCATTCCGCATCGCCCGCGTCTTTGACAAGCCGCTCGAAGCGGTATTCCAGTGGGAGAGTGGGAAGGATTGA
- a CDS encoding cyclic nucleotide-binding domain-containing protein, whose protein sequence is MLLLATSFVVRIDYVRIGLAAAALVAVPLVLFREPDVGYGMLVLAILVVNIGILTRLWLRERKVSFSAEEEALRREHFSGLNPVAARSLIDQGHWISAKRGEILIRENQAAPSLFYLAEGQAAIHREGVEVGKLSDGALIGEATVLDGTHATGTVLLGSNARLWFVPAAALRAYLAANPSIASALHEGFARALRGKLASANTRLADRPPIG, encoded by the coding sequence GTGCTCCTGCTTGCGACCAGCTTCGTCGTGCGCATCGATTATGTCCGGATCGGGTTGGCCGCCGCGGCGCTGGTCGCGGTGCCGCTTGTGCTCTTTCGTGAACCCGATGTGGGCTATGGCATGCTCGTGCTGGCGATCCTGGTGGTCAATATCGGCATCCTGACCCGATTGTGGTTACGTGAAAGAAAGGTCAGTTTTTCTGCCGAGGAAGAGGCGCTGCGGCGTGAGCATTTCAGCGGGCTCAACCCGGTAGCGGCGCGCAGTCTGATCGATCAGGGGCACTGGATTTCGGCGAAGCGCGGCGAGATTTTGATCCGCGAGAACCAGGCCGCACCCAGCCTGTTCTATCTGGCCGAGGGGCAGGCCGCGATCCACCGCGAGGGGGTCGAGGTCGGGAAATTGTCCGACGGCGCGCTGATCGGCGAAGCGACAGTGCTAGACGGCACCCATGCCACCGGGACGGTGTTGCTGGGCAGCAATGCACGGCTATGGTTCGTCCCGGCAGCGGCGCTGCGCGCCTATCTGGCGGCGAATCCGAGCATCGCGAGCGCGCTGCATGAGGGGTTCGCGCGGGCGCTGCGCGGCAAATTGGCCAGCGCCAACACCCGCCTGGCCGACCGGCCGCCGATCGGTTGA
- the panB gene encoding 3-methyl-2-oxobutanoate hydroxymethyltransferase, giving the protein MSTLPKTLTFDTSTSRANPTPQPMKRLTVPRIRQRKGGEPIVMLTAYTVRMAQLLDPHCDMLLVGDSLGQVIYGLPHTVGVTMEMMALHGAAVVRGSYHAAVIVDMPFGSYEASPEQAFTNAARLLKETGAAAVKLEGGRALAPTIEFLTQRGIPVMGHVGLTPQAVNILGGYGVRGKSDEEARSIVEDSVAVSQAGAFSLVIEGVLESIAIEVTNKVACPTIGIGASAQCDGQVLVTEDMLGMFERVPKFVKRYQDMAGVVDGAVREYADQVRSRSFPTEDQIYAG; this is encoded by the coding sequence ATGTCCACCCTGCCCAAAACGCTCACCTTCGACACCTCGACCAGCCGCGCGAACCCGACGCCGCAGCCGATGAAGCGCCTGACGGTGCCGCGCATCCGCCAGCGCAAGGGCGGCGAACCGATCGTCATGCTGACCGCCTACACCGTCCGCATGGCGCAGCTGCTCGACCCGCATTGCGACATGCTGCTGGTCGGCGATTCGTTGGGGCAGGTGATTTACGGCCTACCGCACACGGTCGGGGTGACGATGGAAATGATGGCGCTGCACGGCGCCGCGGTGGTGCGCGGCAGTTATCATGCCGCGGTCATCGTCGATATGCCGTTCGGCAGCTATGAAGCGAGCCCCGAGCAGGCGTTCACCAACGCCGCCCGGCTGCTCAAGGAAACCGGCGCCGCGGCGGTGAAGCTGGAGGGCGGCCGTGCGCTGGCCCCGACGATCGAGTTCCTGACCCAGCGGGGCATCCCGGTGATGGGGCATGTCGGGCTGACGCCGCAGGCGGTGAATATTCTGGGCGGCTATGGGGTGCGCGGCAAAAGCGACGAGGAAGCGCGGTCGATCGTCGAAGATTCGGTGGCGGTGTCGCAGGCCGGGGCGTTTTCGCTGGTCATCGAAGGCGTGCTCGAATCGATCGCGATCGAGGTGACGAACAAGGTTGCCTGTCCGACCATCGGCATCGGCGCATCGGCGCAGTGCGACGGCCAGGTGCTGGTGACCGAAGATATGCTGGGCATGTTCGAACGTGTCCCCAAATTCGTGAAACGCTATCAGGATATGGCTGGCGTCGTCGACGGCGCGGTGCGGGAATATGCCGATCAGGTCAGGTCCCGTTCATTCCCGACCGAGGATCAGATCTACGCGGGCTGA
- a CDS encoding tetratricopeptide repeat protein has product MALSPTNDAALLQEVDEAVRKDRLDTIMQRYGRWIIGGVLAALLAFGGYLYWNHRQDVARGQQAEELIAAFEKLGANQPRAAATELEKLAAGGDPAYRAVAVMQQANIKAQGGDLKAAAALMATVAADTKLDQALRDLALIRQTAFEYDSLKPATVIARMKPLVDAKDPASSWFASAAELSATAHYQQGQYDQAGALYGRIAKLPGVTKSLQSRSVQMAGMLGVDAVADRAADSAAKDQNGNAAPQAAAAAPVEEAK; this is encoded by the coding sequence TTGGCCCTGAGCCCGACCAACGATGCCGCGCTGTTGCAAGAGGTTGACGAAGCCGTTCGCAAGGACCGGCTCGACACGATCATGCAACGCTATGGCCGCTGGATCATCGGCGGGGTGCTCGCCGCTTTGCTGGCGTTCGGCGGCTATCTGTACTGGAACCACCGCCAGGATGTCGCGCGCGGGCAGCAGGCCGAGGAACTGATCGCGGCGTTCGAAAAATTGGGCGCCAACCAGCCCCGCGCCGCCGCCACCGAACTCGAAAAGCTGGCGGCCGGGGGCGATCCAGCCTATCGCGCCGTCGCCGTGATGCAGCAGGCGAATATCAAGGCGCAGGGCGGCGACCTGAAGGCCGCTGCGGCGCTGATGGCGACGGTTGCTGCTGACACCAAACTGGACCAGGCGCTGCGCGATCTTGCGCTGATCCGCCAGACCGCGTTTGAATATGACAGCCTGAAACCCGCAACGGTGATCGCGCGGATGAAGCCGCTGGTTGATGCCAAGGATCCGGCGTCGAGCTGGTTCGCCAGCGCCGCCGAACTGTCGGCGACCGCCCATTATCAACAGGGTCAATATGACCAGGCCGGGGCGCTCTACGGCCGTATCGCCAAGCTGCCCGGCGTGACCAAATCGCTGCAATCCCGGTCGGTCCAGATGGCCGGTATGCTGGGCGTCGATGCGGTTGCCGATCGCGCCGCCGACAGCGCCGCAAAAGACCAGAATGGCAATGCCGCGCCTCAGGCAGCGGCAGCCGCCCCAGTTGAGGAAGCGAAATAA
- a CDS encoding class II 3-deoxy-7-phosphoheptulonate synthase: protein MTKNWQPHSWRSHDARQLPTYRDADALAAAERELSNYPPLVFAGEARDLTADLGRVAEGKAFLLQGGDCAESFAEFHPNNIRDTFRVLLQMAVVLTFASKMPVVKLGRMAGQFAKPRSADMEDVDGVSLPSYRGDIINDIAFEEAGREPDPQRMVKAYNQSAATLNLLRAFANGGYANLHQVNAWTHDFMDRSPWAKKYQETAGRISEALAFMEACGVTPETVPQIKGTSFYTSHEALLLPYEQALTRQDSLTGGWYDTSGHFLWVGDRTRFEGSAHIEFLRGIGNPVGMKCGPSLEADALLRLLDTLNPNHVSGRMTLITRYGHDKIEAHLPKLVRAVKESGHPVVWSCDPMHGNVIKTPNGYKTRPFERILAEVRGFFAVHRAEGTHGGGIHIEMTGQNVTECTGGAMDVTQMDLADRYHTHCDPRLNAGQSLELAFLLAEMLNQEMTERAKQAA, encoded by the coding sequence ATGACGAAAAATTGGCAACCGCACAGCTGGCGCTCGCACGACGCCCGCCAACTCCCGACCTATCGCGACGCCGATGCGCTCGCGGCGGCGGAGCGCGAGCTCAGCAATTACCCGCCGCTGGTCTTTGCCGGCGAGGCGCGCGACCTGACCGCCGATCTCGGCCGGGTAGCCGAAGGCAAGGCGTTCCTGCTCCAGGGCGGCGACTGCGCCGAGAGCTTCGCCGAATTTCATCCGAACAACATCCGCGACACCTTCCGCGTCCTGCTCCAGATGGCGGTGGTGCTGACCTTTGCGTCGAAGATGCCGGTGGTGAAGCTCGGCCGCATGGCGGGCCAGTTCGCCAAGCCACGCTCGGCGGACATGGAAGATGTCGATGGCGTGTCGCTGCCCAGCTATCGCGGCGACATCATCAACGACATCGCGTTCGAGGAAGCGGGCCGCGAGCCCGATCCGCAGCGCATGGTCAAGGCCTACAACCAGTCGGCGGCGACGCTGAATCTCCTGCGCGCCTTTGCGAACGGCGGCTATGCCAATTTGCATCAGGTCAACGCCTGGACGCATGACTTCATGGACCGCAGCCCGTGGGCCAAGAAATATCAGGAAACCGCAGGCCGGATTTCCGAAGCGCTCGCCTTCATGGAAGCGTGCGGGGTGACCCCCGAAACAGTGCCGCAGATCAAGGGCACCAGCTTCTACACCAGCCACGAGGCTTTGCTGCTGCCCTATGAGCAGGCGCTTACCCGGCAGGACAGCCTGACCGGCGGCTGGTACGACACGTCGGGCCACTTCCTTTGGGTCGGCGACCGCACCCGTTTCGAGGGATCGGCGCATATCGAGTTCCTGCGCGGCATCGGCAATCCGGTCGGTATGAAATGCGGACCGAGCCTGGAGGCCGACGCTCTGCTGCGCCTGCTCGACACGCTGAACCCGAACCATGTGTCGGGGCGGATGACGCTGATCACGCGCTATGGCCACGACAAGATCGAGGCGCATCTGCCCAAGCTGGTGCGCGCGGTGAAGGAATCGGGGCATCCCGTCGTCTGGTCGTGCGACCCGATGCACGGCAATGTCATCAAGACCCCCAACGGCTACAAGACGCGGCCGTTCGAGCGTATCCTGGCCGAAGTGCGCGGCTTCTTTGCCGTCCACCGCGCCGAGGGGACGCATGGCGGCGGCATCCATATCGAGATGACCGGCCAGAATGTCACCGAATGCACCGGCGGCGCGATGGACGTGACCCAGATGGATCTGGCCGACCGCTATCACACGCACTGCGATCCGCGGCTCAACGCCGGGCAGTCGCTCGAATTGGCGTTCCTGCTGGCCGAGATGCTCAATCAGGAAATGACCGAGCGGGCGAAGCAGGCGGCCTGA